The region AGGCTCAAAAATCTGCCCTTATCCTTATTTTTGAATCCGAGGAACTGTTCAAGTATTTTTCAAAGTACAGAAATCTCTTTGAAATTTACGAGAATCGTGCAGCCTACAAGAAGTCGGGCACCAAGAAGCAGTTGCAGCAGATTGGCTTGCACTATGGGTTCCGTTCTGGCATTACCCTAAGCTCTGGTGTTGCGGTTGCCTTTGCTGCCTTGATCCTGGGTTGGTTTATTACTTTGTTTATAATCGTGATTTCCCAGGGTTACGACATTTCTGATAAGCAGGCTCAGATTATCGCCTTGCAAAACCAGAAGGAACGGTACATAAGGGAAATCGATAAGCTGGAGTCCTCTATCGGCCCGCTCCGCAAGCTTGGCGTGGTACAGGACACGACGATGCTTAGCTCCTTTGGCCTGATCCAGGATTGGGTCGGCTACCTTGAATACATTGAAAATAGCAGGCGCGAAGAGTAGCGCTATACAAAGTGAAAACCAGTGTTCGCATATCCTCCTTTACGCTTGCGTTGATATTCCTGCTTTGGGCAGGAGTTCTCGCCATGTTCGTTTCCTTCTGGCATGATCGTCAGGTGGAGTTGCGGGAGCTTGCCCAGAAGGAAACTGTTTTACGTGGGGAACTGGAACAGCTTTCTACTTGGGGTAAGTGGACCATTGACTTTGTGAAGATCGACAAGGCTCTTGCCTACCTTTCTAAGGGGCGCTTGACCCAGGAACAAAGGGCCATGTTGACAGAACAGATTTGGCAGATTTCCAGGTCCTATGCAACGGACCCGCTACTCATCTTGGCGGTGGTTGCCCAGGAAAGTCATGGTAATCCCAATGCCCGCGGTCGTATGCAGTCTGGCGCATTTTCTGGGGCTCTTGGACTGATGCAGATCAAGCTTGAAACTGCGACGAAAATTGGAGCATACTTTGGACTTCGCGTTCAGACCGAAGATGACTTGATGAGGCCCGAAGTGAACGTTGCCGTTGGCTCGGCATACCTGATTCGTTTGATTGGAAAATACGGGAACTGGAAGGATGCCTTGATTGCTTATAATTTGGGACATTCCGCTGTGGATAAAATGCTTGAGCGTGGGGCTCCTCTTCCTACCCGTTATTATGAGCATGTTATTTCGAAGTACTGGGACTTGACTAGAATTTCTTTCTTCGACGAAGAAAAGATTTAGACAGCGGCTCAATCTTGTCCATTCAAACTTAGTTTAATTGCCGTGATCTTCGCCTTTTTATAAATTTGCGGCATGTATCGTGTCCTTGTTCTTTTGCTGATTGCATGCTGCGCGTATGCCGGAGAAGTCCGGTATACCTTGGAGCAGTTTGTAGAACAGGGCCTGACAAACGATCCCCAGACCGCAGAAACCGCTCACGGATTGGAAGCCAAGAAGGATAAGATCCGTGCCTTGAAGGCTGAGGCCATTCTCCCTACGTTCTATGTTTCCATGATGGTGGGCCCCGCTCCGGGTCTTAAGGAAGAAGTGCAGCGCGGCGATACGGTGGATGTTTATGACTTTACCAAGATGGGTCCGTTCTGGGGTGTTCAGGCTAAGTTTATCCAGCCTTTGAATCTGGGGCAGTATAAGGCCGGCAAGATGGCCTTGGAAGCGGATCTGCAGCAGAAGTCCTTCGATATCGAAAATCAGCTCCACAAGAAGGACGTGGAACTCCAGACTTACTACTACAATTACCTTTTGGCCAAGGAAATGCAGCGCATTGCCGCCGATGCCCAGAAGCAGGTGGACAATGCTTACGAAAAGATGGAAGAGGCCTTGGACGACGACGATCCTAGCGTCTCCCAGATGGACTTGCTGAATCTCAAGGCCAAGATGCACACCGTAAAGGAAGGTGTTATCGAGGCAGACCTTGGAATGAAGCGCGTGATGCTTGCAATCCGCTTTGCCCTGAGTCTGCGTGAAGAGGATACCTTTGCTGCGGAAGATACGGTTCTTGTGCCGAGAACAGAGGCTCTGCCTAGCCTGGATGAATGCCGTAACCTGACTGCAAAGTATCATCCTGAATTACGCCAGCTGGCTGCCGGTATCCGTGCCCGTCGAATCCAGATGGACTTGGCCGAGGCTAAGCTTGCTCCGGAATTCTTTGTCATGGGCGAAGTTGAGTATGTAAAAAGTTGGGCTGGTAACCGAAGCATTATGCAGAAGGATGCCTTTGCCGAAGATGCCGTGAACAAGCTGGATGGTTTGATCGGTCTTGGCGTCCGCTACAATCTGAATTTCTGGAAGAACTGGGAAAAGTACCGCTCTGCCCGTACCGATTACCGTGGTCTCCAGCTCAAGGAAAATTATGCGGTGGAGGGCCTTATGGCTAAGGCTGAGGAACAGTATTACCAGGTTCTTGCCGCTAAGGAAAAGATGGATGCCCTTAAGGAAAGTCTCCGTGCGTCGGAGGCTATCTTGAAGGGTGCCGCCATGCAGTATGATTTGGATAAGTCCAAGACCGGCGACCTGGTTTCTGCATATACCCAGAACGTGACCATGCAGAAGGACTACTACTTTGCCGTTTGCAAGTACAATGTGGAGTTCGCCCAGCTCATTGCCAAGATGGGTATGTCCCTCAAGGACTATCGGATGAATGTTAAATAGTGGAGGATGATGATGTTCAAGAAAATGATGATTGCTGTTGCCTGTGCCTCTTTGATGGCTTTTGCAGCCGATGAACCGGTTAACGCAATTAAGAAAAAGGATACAGAGCTGCAGACCCTGCTGAAGAAGTCTAGCCGCAGCGCCAAGGAAACGGAACGAGTCAAGTCCTTGTTGAACGATTCCTTCGACTTTGAATTGCTTGCCAAGAAGTCCCTTTCGAAGGGCGACTGGGAAAAGCAGGACGCTGCTTCCCAGGAAAAGTTCGTGGCTGAATTTCAGCGCATGGTTCGCAACTCCAGCGCTAAGCGTCTGGAACTGTACCGCGCAGATTCTACCATCTACGAACCTGCCAAGATGAAGAAGAACGGCGAAGAGGCTTCCGTGGTGGCGCACCTTTGGAACAAGGGCAAGGAATCTGTTCTTGAATACAAGATGAGCCAGGTCAATGGAAACTGGAAGGCATGGGACTTGGTTATCGACGACTTGTCTACTGCACGTAACTACAAGGAACAGTTTGGCCAGATCTTGAAGACCAAGAGCTTTGCGGAATTGATTGACGTGATTACCAAGAAGGCTGACGAAGCCGAAAAGTAATCTGGATAAGGCGGCTAGTCGGGAATGAGCGTTGGGATGATCATATTGTCGGTACTTTGTGTACTGGCGTTGGTTGTCCTGTTTTTCCCGTTTATATTCAAGGTCGAGTTCGAGGTGAGCATGGCTGGTGCCGTGGCTCGCCTTTACTTATTCAAGAAACTGCTGAAGAAGTTTGAAAAGTCCTTTGGAAAGAAGGATGGCTCGGAGGCAGATGAGCTGGATGATTACAAGGACGATGAACCGGACGTGGTTCCTGCATACGTTCCTGCAAAGAAAAGCACTCCGCCGGAACCGCCCAAGGAAACGCTGAAAGCTCCGGAACCGCCCAAGGAGACGGTTGCAGAAAATTCTGAAAAGAAGGAACAGGAAAGTTCGACAAACGAATGTTTGCCAGAGCCTGCTAAATATTCGTCTGAAAAGATCTCTGAAAATACATCGCCGGAATCAAAGCCTGCTGAAAAAAACACAGAACAGCCCGTAGAAAAGAGCTCCGAAAACACTGCGCTAGAATCGAAGCCTGTTACAGAAGGTGCGGTAACGTCGGTGACTTCGGATGACAAGCCCCAAGATGAAGATGACGAAGAGCCCAAGAAAAAAGAAAAACGTTCCCTGACGGATCGTGAATTCTGGAGCATCATCTTGACTCCGGAGCTGGACAATACTGCGTTCTGGGCTGTAAAGAAATTGCTTGCCTGCCTGCTTAAGCTGTTTAGAATCAAGTTCCGGGACTGCTTCGTTGAAGGTATCCGTTCGGATTATGTTACCATGGGTTATGGTGCTGCGTTGAACGGAATTATCAAGAGTTTCCCTTTCCTGGAAAATTGGGATTTGCGAATGGACTGGACCCACGATCACGAGATGAAAGCGGAAGGTCGAATTTTTATTTCGGTTAACCTGGTTCGTATTCTAGGCTTGTTGATAGCAATTCTCTTTTACGGCGGAATTGTTGCCTTCAAGTTCTGGCGTCGCCGAGCCCATGTATTGAAGACGAATGAATTGCCCGAGCTGGATTGGGTGCGCAAGAAGATTGTGAAATTTATGGCGGAGGATTAATGCCTGCTTTGACTTTGGAACGTTTGGTAGCTTCTATTGGCTTTGGCTCCCGTAAGGAAGCCCGCGCCCTCATCCGCGCCGGCATGGTGGAAATGGATGGCGAGGTGGTGGACGACCCGTTCGTGGAGTTCAAGACTCGTCCCGAGGTCATTACCGTCAATGGCGAGGAAGTGCCTACGGTTGAAAAACTGTACATCATGATGGACAAGCCGCTGGATGTGGAATGCAGCCATAACGCTCGCGACCATCAGTCCATTTACGAGTTGCTGCCGGAACGTTTTACCGCCATGGGCCTGCAGTCCGTAGGCCGTCTGGATGCGGACTCCTCCGGACTTATCCTGCTTTCGAACCAGGGCGATTTCATCCATAAGGTGGAAAGCCCCAAGAAAGGCTACCTGAAAAAGTACCGCGTGACATTAGCCCGCGAATTCACTGCGGAGCAAAAGGCTGAACTCCTGAAGGGCGTGATGCTGAAGGACGAACGCCGCCCGGTGCTTGCCCGGGAACTTTCCGAGGAACGCATTGTGGTGGATGGTGCCGAAGTGGATTCCGTGGTTATTTCTATTGGCGAGGGCCTTTACCATCAGGTTCGCCGCATGTTCGCCGCTGTTGGCAACCATGTGATGACTTTGACCCGTGAGGCCATTGGTCCTGTCCAGCTGGATTTGACCTTGGGCAGAGGCGGCTGGCGCTTTATGACGGAAGAAGAAGTTGCCTCGCTGACGAAGTAAGAACTTCGCGAAGGTTCGTCGTAAAAAATAAAAGCCTCGGTTTGAACCGGGGCTTTAAACGTTTAGGTGTATAACTTAAGCTGGTTCCGCCTGGACGGGCAGGAGGAACTGCTGTTCGATATCGGCGAAGACTAGGCTTCTTCGGCGGCGGCTTCGGAAACGTCGGACTTGACCGCGATCATCACGTCCTTGTCTTCGGATTCCAGCTTGGCGTTGACGCCTTCGACGATAGCTTCAAGGGAGTTAATCTTGTCCTTGATGTCGTTGCTGAACTTGAAGGAAGGAACCATGCGTTCTTCAATCATGACGGTTTCGCCGGTACGGGGGTTGCGGGCCGGGCGAGACTTGCGGGGCTTGCAACTGAAGGTACCGAAACCACGGATTTCGATAGTGTTGCCTTCGATCAGCTTTTCGCCCACCAGGTCGAGGAACTGTTCGATGACGGTCTTGATATCGTTACGCACAAATCCGGTGGACTTGGCGATTTCTTGAATAAGCGATTGTTTAGTTATATTTGCCACGCCGTAAATATAGGTTTATCAATAAGTTAGCGTATATGTGGGCCTGAAATTAAATATTTTTTCGGGTAGAACATTGCGGACTTTTTGTGGATAATTGTGATTAGAATGTTGAAAGATGTTGAAAGTTTAAAACCGGCCGTTAAGTCCTTTAAACTTAGGGACTTAGAGGTGTTTCCCAACACCATTTTGAGCCCTATGGACGGGGTTACGGACGCTCCTTTCCGCCGTTTGTGCCGTGTTTTGTCCGGAAACCGCATGGGACTGTTGGTATCTGAGTTCGTTCCCACCAATGCGGACGAAATTTTCAGCCTTACGGGCCATAAACAGCTGAAATTCTACCCGGAAGAGAAACCTTTTGGCATCCAGATCTTCGGTTGCTATCCCGATAAGATGGCTGCGGCGGCAAAAAAGATCGCTGACGGCCTCCATCCTGACTATATAGAAGTGAATGCGGGCTGCCCGGCCCCCAAGGTGGCGGGCAAGGGGAGCGGTTCCGGTTTGCTTCGGGATTTGCCCCGCCTGCAGGAGATTTTGCACGACGTGCGTGCTGCGCTGGACACCTGCGAAGTGAACATTCCGTTGACTTTGAAGTGCCGTATCGGCTGGGATGACGATTCTATTAACGTGATGGAAACGCTGAAAATCGCCGAGGGCGAGGGCGTGGAACTGCTGGTGGTTCATG is a window of Fibrobacter sp. DNA encoding:
- a CDS encoding ABC transporter substrate-binding protein — protein: MMMFKKMMIAVACASLMAFAADEPVNAIKKKDTELQTLLKKSSRSAKETERVKSLLNDSFDFELLAKKSLSKGDWEKQDAASQEKFVAEFQRMVRNSSAKRLELYRADSTIYEPAKMKKNGEEASVVAHLWNKGKESVLEYKMSQVNGNWKAWDLVIDDLSTARNYKEQFGQILKTKSFAELIDVITKKADEAEK
- a CDS encoding tRNA-dihydrouridine synthase produces the protein MLKDVESLKPAVKSFKLRDLEVFPNTILSPMDGVTDAPFRRLCRVLSGNRMGLLVSEFVPTNADEIFSLTGHKQLKFYPEEKPFGIQIFGCYPDKMAAAAKKIADGLHPDYIEVNAGCPAPKVAGKGSGSGLLRDLPRLQEILHDVRAALDTCEVNIPLTLKCRIGWDDDSINVMETLKIAEGEGVELLVVHGRTRLQGYNGLANWDWIGKVASAAKIPVVGNGDVNSVECALERINTYGVAGVSIGRGAMHNPWIFGQIADAWEGKPAHIITAEEALDVFSIYYKFLDEEGRTEMGAMGRLKQL
- a CDS encoding transglycosylase SLT domain-containing protein, with product MKTSVRISSFTLALIFLLWAGVLAMFVSFWHDRQVELRELAQKETVLRGELEQLSTWGKWTIDFVKIDKALAYLSKGRLTQEQRAMLTEQIWQISRSYATDPLLILAVVAQESHGNPNARGRMQSGAFSGALGLMQIKLETATKIGAYFGLRVQTEDDLMRPEVNVAVGSAYLIRLIGKYGNWKDALIAYNLGHSAVDKMLERGAPLPTRYYEHVISKYWDLTRISFFDEEKI
- a CDS encoding rRNA pseudouridine synthase, yielding MPALTLERLVASIGFGSRKEARALIRAGMVEMDGEVVDDPFVEFKTRPEVITVNGEEVPTVEKLYIMMDKPLDVECSHNARDHQSIYELLPERFTAMGLQSVGRLDADSSGLILLSNQGDFIHKVESPKKGYLKKYRVTLAREFTAEQKAELLKGVMLKDERRPVLARELSEERIVVDGAEVDSVVISIGEGLYHQVRRMFAAVGNHVMTLTREAIGPVQLDLTLGRGGWRFMTEEEVASLTK
- a CDS encoding integration host factor subunit beta, with the translated sequence MANITKQSLIQEIAKSTGFVRNDIKTVIEQFLDLVGEKLIEGNTIEIRGFGTFSCKPRKSRPARNPRTGETVMIEERMVPSFKFSNDIKDKINSLEAIVEGVNAKLESEDKDVMIAVKSDVSEAAAEEA
- a CDS encoding TolC family protein, whose protein sequence is MYRVLVLLLIACCAYAGEVRYTLEQFVEQGLTNDPQTAETAHGLEAKKDKIRALKAEAILPTFYVSMMVGPAPGLKEEVQRGDTVDVYDFTKMGPFWGVQAKFIQPLNLGQYKAGKMALEADLQQKSFDIENQLHKKDVELQTYYYNYLLAKEMQRIAADAQKQVDNAYEKMEEALDDDDPSVSQMDLLNLKAKMHTVKEGVIEADLGMKRVMLAIRFALSLREEDTFAAEDTVLVPRTEALPSLDECRNLTAKYHPELRQLAAGIRARRIQMDLAEAKLAPEFFVMGEVEYVKSWAGNRSIMQKDAFAEDAVNKLDGLIGLGVRYNLNFWKNWEKYRSARTDYRGLQLKENYAVEGLMAKAEEQYYQVLAAKEKMDALKESLRASEAILKGAAMQYDLDKSKTGDLVSAYTQNVTMQKDYYFAVCKYNVEFAQLIAKMGMSLKDYRMNVK